One Solanum lycopersicum chromosome 4, SLM_r2.1 DNA window includes the following coding sequences:
- the LOC101252980 gene encoding magnesium dechelatase SGRL, chloroplastic — protein sequence MATRFAPSSYIHSCQLKHSTTPAVLLNSFSGRKPPYNTLVFQAVRLLGPPARFEASKLEVLLKGEEVDTYSSIVPRTYTLSHCDFTANLTLTISNNIQYDQLKGWYNKDDVVAEWTEVKGNLFLDVHCYVSGPNPLQELAAEFRYHIFSKELPLVLEAVLYGDSDFFKEHEELMNATVRVYFHSSSKKYNRVECWGPLKDAAKGRQGDYINGLLSTSKEDFQPLKFQGSAKSIFQALFTFLL from the exons ATGGCCACTCGCTTTGCTCCTTCTTCTTACATTCATAGTTGTCAACTTAAGCATTCAACTACACCTGCTGTTCTTCTTAATTCTTTTAGTGGAAGAAAACCCCCTTACAACACACTTGTATTCCAG GCTGTCAGGCTCTTGGGCCCTCCAGCAAGATTCGAAGCTTCAAAGCTGGAAGTCTTGTTAAAAGGAGAAGAAGTTGATACATACTCAAGTATCGTGCCAAGGACGTACACATTATCCCATTGTGATTTTACTGCTAATCTGACATTAACAATCTCAAATAATATCCAATACGATCAG TTGAAAGGGTGGTATAATAAAGATGACGTGGTTGCTGAATGGACAGAAGTGAAAGGTAATTTGTTTCTTGATGTCCACTGTTATGTGAGTGGACCGAATCCCCTACAAGAGCTAGCTGCCGAGTTCAGATACCATATATTCTCCAAGGAATTGCCATTG GTACTTGAGGCTGTGCTCTATGGGGATTCAGATTTCTTCAAGGAGCATGAAGAACTAATGAATGCTACTGTTAGAGTCTATTTTCATTCTAGCTCGAAGAAGTACAACCGTGTAGAATGTTGGGGTCCTCTAAAAGATGCAGCTAAG GGAAGACAAGGGGATTATATCAATGGTTTGTTATCGACAAGCAAGGAAGATTTTCAACCTCTGAAATTCCAGGGAAGTGCAAAATCAATCTTCCAAGCTCTTTTCACCTTCCTTCTCTGA
- the LOC104647115 gene encoding pentatricopeptide repeat-containing protein At2g36730, with translation MIKSSFTSKTQQLIDLLSSCSSLKHVYQIHTQIVISGLSQQNCILLKIVNFFASHTPINSSSYVALVIKQSQNSSNSWWNILIRNYAKHSEAIRFFVEMRRSGVVSDEFTYPFLFKACSSFMGLKEGKQIHCDVIKMGICKNVYVQNTLIYFYGSCNKIMEAYKVFDVMPLRTVVSWNSIISACVESCWYYDAIEIFRLMRKCGVRPDETTMVILLSVCAELGDLSLGKWIHCQVIEQGMYVNCQLGTSLVDMYAKCGAVDYARLIFDRIGERNVWTWSAMILGSAQHGFAAQALELFWKMKDCSVKPNFVSFLGVLCACSHVGMVEEGYRLFQEMETLHSIKPMMAHYGAMVDILSRAGRLEEAHKFILDMPIEADAVIWRTLLSACHIHDISVDTGVGEKVRKRLLELEPKRSGNLVMLANKYAETGLWDKAATLRRGMKERRLKKIAGESCVSVFQNR, from the coding sequence atgataaaatcCAGCTTTACCTCCAAAACCCAACAACTCATAGATCTTCTCAGTTCTTGTTCTTCTCTAAAACATGTTTACCAAATTCATACTCAAATCGTAATCTCAGGACTATCTCAACAAAATTGCATCCTCCTCAAAATTGTCAACTTTTTTGCTTCTCATACTCCAATAAACTCATCTTCTTACGTCGCTCTTGTCATCAAACAATCCCAAAATTCATCTAATTCTTGGTGGAATATCCTCATTAGGAATTATGCTAAACATAGTGAAGCCATTcgattttttgttgaaatgcGGCGTTCTGGAGTTGTTTCTGATGAATTCACATACCCTTTTCTCTTCAAAGCTTGTTCGTCTTTTATGGGtttgaaagaaggaaaacaGATTCATTGCGATGTCATCAAGATGGGTATTTGTAAAAACGTGTATGTACAGAatactttgatttatttttatgggTCTTGCAACAAGATTATGGAAGCATACAAGGTGTTTGATGTAATGCCGCTTAGAACTGTTGTTTCTTGGAATTCGATAATTTCGGCTTGTGTTGAAAGCTGTTGGTATTATGATGCGATTGAGATTTTTCGTTTGATGAGAAAATGTGGGGTTCGACCGGATGAGACAACGATGGTGATTTTGCTTTCTGTTTGTGCTGAGTTGGGAGATTTGAGTTTAGGGAAATGGATTCATTGTCAAGTGATTGAGCAAGGGATGTATGTGAATTGTCAATTGGGAACTTCTCTTGTTGACATGTATGCTAAATGTGGAGCAGTCGATTATGCTCGTTTGATCTTCGATAGGATAGGCGAAAGAAATGTGTGGACATGGAGTGCGATGATTCTTGGATCAGCTCAGCATGGATTTGCTGCACAAGCCTTGGAACTCTTTTGGAAAATGAAGGATTGTTCTGTGAAGCCTAATTTTGTGTCCTTTCTTGGTGTGCTTTGTGCCTGTAGCCATGTTGGGATGGTGGAAGAAGGGTATCGTTTGTTTCAAGAGATGGAAACTCTCCATAGCATCAAACCTATGATGGCACATTATGGTGCCATGGTAGATATCTTGAGTCGTGCTGGTCGTCTAGAAGAAGCACACAAATTCATACTTGACATGCCCATTGAGGCTGATGCAGTCATATGGAGGACATTGCTCAGTGCATGCCACATTCATGATATTAGCGTCGATACTGGAGTGGGAGAGAAGGTCAGAAAGAGGTTACTTGAATTGGAGCCTAAAAGGAGTGGGAATTTGGTCATGTTAGCAAATAAGTATGCTGAAACTGGATTATGGGACAAAGCAGCAACATTGAGAAGAGGAATGAAAGAGAGACGACTTAAGAAGATCGCTGGAGAAAGCTGTGTATCAGTTTTTCAGAATCGATAG